AAAATGCTTATATGTTTTGTAACTATAACTGTGACGacagctgtgaaataaatgtggtGCAAGTACAATATTAGAGGTTTAAAGTAGGATACTTATGTGAACTACAAGTACCTCCAAACTGTACTTAAgaacagtacttgagtaaaatTGGAGTTGCGTTCCAGTGCTGCAGTTTCATATATTACACACTTAATAGTAGTCTAATCTAAACATGACAGTAATCATGTACAACAACATGCacaaatctgattttaagaCTGTATATTTGTTTCCATGTGGGCGAAGACTTGCCAACATTGTTACAGACATAGTAAGTCGAGATGTGAGCAGGGCGCGACTGCTTCGCCTCACAAATCTCCAACGACAGGTGGGTGAGGGTGTCATGGTGCGAGTGGCGCTCAGTTTGAAGGCAATCTGATCCAGAGAAATGCTACCCTATAAATACCCTCTACTCAACTGCTTCTCCTGCCTTGCATCTGTCAGGCCTGTCTTAACCTTTGACCCCCCCCAACACCACACTTGTCTTGTCTCTTCTACCCCACCCATGTTGACCCCTAAAACTCAGTCATGTGCTCCTCCACCATGAGGTGAAACTCCGCTCTCAGACACGTGTAGTGAATGTTGAACATAAGATCTTGCAAATGTTGGCTGcacatttacattaaattttactgtaaaatgttctCAGATGCCAAGCTGAAACAAAATTGCAGTCATGAAGTCATTTTTGGTCGCTGCATGCTACAGTAAACCTGAGTCCTGATGAATCATTTGAACTCTAAAACACTTTGTATGAATCGTTAAAACGAGCTTTCACTtcatgtttttgactttttttcatttcatttatcacaaaatacaacaaatgtgGTGAAATAAATGTCATACTGTAAACTACTATGAGAAAAGTGAGCACCAGTAGTGTCACAACTGCTCTTTTCATAactttatgtgtttatgtgctaCTTTATGTGCTGTGTGCTTTATGTGCTAAAATTAGCAAACTGCATCAGTTGTAACTGTTGTTAAAGAGATCAGGTTCACGGATGAGATAATTCAGAATAGAAAAGTCATTCACTTCTTACTCAGTTTAATATGGGACACCATGGTTCCCccacattttacataatttatatgtttatacttaaactgtttcttttcagatgttttaatttgtgtactCTGcttacttttacatttatttcagttttttatatgtatatgttgtgTTACACCGCTGCACAACCACTTGCCCTCTTTAGGACAAAGTAAGGATCAAAGGCTATAACACAAGTTTCACAGTATAACAAAAGCGTGTAATACACATTTACTTTCTCTAACAGTTTGTATTGTTTATTCCAAGATTTATGAAGCCAAATGATTAAAGTAGGGGTGTAAAAGTTTATTCACCTGACAAGTAGCTCCTATATTTTCCTTGCAGCAAGCAGGAGCATTGTTTTCGAGGAATACATGGTATCTGTTGAGTTTAATATCAAACTTTTGTACACACAGTACGAAGGGTTTGACACATGGATTATGCTGTACAAGCTGTTTGGAGGGGATTTGCTGGATGTAATAGGctcatttaaagctttaaagtgGCAGCTGTAAACTTTTATAAATTGACATGTGGCTGAGATGCTTTTCCACTGCTCCTAGCATCTTCAGTGAAGTCTTAGCTGAcatgaaagaaagcaaactgACTGAATTTTCACCTCAgagtgaacttatcctttacaAGTTTGGCAACTGAATTATGTTAGAGACCAAGCAATGCTCGACTTTTTCCTCGGCAGCTTATTTCAAGTTTAGCAGTCAGTGTAAATAGCCTGGAAGTGCAGCGGAGGGGCTTCGTAGGCCCACTGACATCTATTTCAGGATCTTCTATTTATTGCCTAAGTTGCTGGTATGCACAGGCCTTCGCTCATGTTTCATCCTCCTCTGGCTCAGTTGCTCAAAGGAGTTAAATCTTGGAAAATATCATGCAAAGCTGGGTGGTTTAATCTACTTCAGTGATTTCCCCAGTTTGAATGAGGTCAGGCTGCTGCAAGATTTTCCCTCACACCAAGCAAGCAGAGCTGTGGTGCTCCTGCTTTAGTTTATGTAACAGGTCATGCTTTACAAGGCTAAGGTAATATTCAGATATCAGCAACAGAAAGTCCTTGTAAGGATATCAGAACAATGTGCAGCTACAGAGCAGgaaatgcagtaaaattaacTTTATAATAGGCTTCCTAATGCACATTCagttacacatacacatattacagtttttcattcattacttACAAATTCTTAATGgtttaaatgttgaatttcCTAAGTTGGAAATATGTTATTCTGGATATATGTTTACTTTGTGTTgttataaatagataaatacgCATTTACGCACAGATGAATGTGGTGCATACACCTGCCAAATAGCGCGCGGCATAACTCATAGATAAATACACTTGTGAAATAATGAAGGACATCCTCAATGTGGAAAAACAACGCGCACTTGAAGCAAACATAAAAGTGAGAAACACACTCACCTGGCTCATACTTGAGGTAAAGGATGGACACGATGTAATAAGCGAGATCAAACACAGGAAACAATCCCACTTTGGTGAAAGCTTGGGCAAAATCGCCCAAATTAAGAGCTGCCAGCACTTCCATGTCGCCCGTCTTATCCCGAACCAGTGAATccctgtgttgtgttttttattccaACTGCGCACTCAGGATCGGAAGCCCCCCCCCAAAACCCGGTCCGCCGACTCTCCACCAAGCCCCCCGGTCTCGACAGTGAAAAGCCTGTGACACTCAAGCCTTCCTATTAATACCTCTCATCTCCACAGcctcagcatcatcatcattaccatcatcatcatctgtgcTCAGTGCCAGCTGCTCCGCTTTTTAAGCGACAGGAGGTTTGCGTGACAGCTGCTTGAGAATTACACCATGAGACAAAAGGCTGATTCTCCTGTCTCCACCATCGTCATTTAAGAAGCAGTTGGAGGTTTATCCGCAGCCCGGAGACACACTGAAGCCTGAGACATGTGTCCCCGCTTTAATGCGGACTAAGATTTATTCACCCCTCTCATAAAAACATCCTTCAGTCCGGATCAGATCCTGCAACGAGGATGAGTGTCAGCGGATCTCATTCCGAACAGTTCAGCAATATTTGGTGATATCATCAAAATGTTTGGACTAAAGGCGCAGAAATGATGAAGacaaataaatgacagcaacaacattttttaaatacacattttattaattgaatttctttatttttctatatttttttgttttatgactaatgaacaataataataatcagagCAATAACCTCTGTCGCCACCAGAGGGCCCCAAAATTACAACCGGATGTTGTCAGATGAAAACCTTGTAtctccaaaatgtcaacttttctgGAGCTAAGAGGAATAAAGACATCCTTGTTGAGAGTGATAACACTGTAgtaatcattcattcatatattcCACCTTTTGAACCCTGTACGTTTACATTTAGGGAGGTGGTAGAGCGATATTAATGCCAAATGTAATTAGAATATTTGATACAAAgcctattttctcttttctttacataCACTCTGCAGCcccattttaatcattttcataacTGAATCTATCTGTTGTCAAGTCATACTGTTTTTCtcaatattttttcttaaagccaatttattggctttttaaaactgttgtgGAAATGCAAAGACGTTGATTAAACTGATGAACAAACTAAacaactaactaactgactgactattTTTTGACATAATTATATAATGGTTTGAAATGAGCTGATACACACCAGCTAATACAAAAAAGCAGTCACGCTTGACCAagactgtgtttttatgtattaatttaGTTATCTTTGCCACGACAGGACTCCTCATGTGATTTGTTGATGGTGTCTCAACATATGAATGATTTATGGTACAATGTTATGTGTGGAAATATAATTGAAACTTGATACATTCATTGCTGGAATGTAAAGAAATTTTGCATtaagtgtatatatttttaatacatacatgtacttattatttcatttgtatgtatgcatgtactTTTTTTATACTGTCAATGTTGCCTTGCTGTTATTAAGAATCTGCTTCTAGTTTTtgtaaatttactttttttgagGAATGCATGATCAACATTCCTACaagaaaatgaacatttattgtaaaagaaaaagtttaaaaatatatccatCTCCTTTGAGGGACCAGAACAGTGACTTTAGGTTTTGGCATTGAGAAcgaaacataaatgaattaaacaaaactgACACTTGAAAAAAGTTGTATGGGccctgaaattaaaataaataaataaataaataaatcaagcttttaataaaatgaatgtaaaagcTTTTTCATTCTTGACCACACGCTTAATATCTTATCGTATTCCCTTATGATAGGCctatacagtatttgtttaaATTCTGATGTTGTTTTTGATGACAATTGTCAttctgttttagtgttttttcagTGACAGTGGTTTTCAGTTTCAACTTTGTGTCACTGCTCTGGCTTCAGACCTTCCCCTCAACCGACCTTTTATCTAAGAATAAGTACATAAATagtacataaatacatttattagaAAACATCATAACAGTTTGCTCAATGAAGACTATAGATACATTATAAGATGATGAAGACTATGGATGTGTTATAAAAAGATGAATACTATGGATGTGTTATATGAAGATGAAGACTATGAAGGTGTTATATGAAGATGAAGACTATGAATGTGTTATATTAAGATGAAGACTATGAATGTGTTATATGAAGATGAAGACTATGAATGtgttataaaagatgaagaCTATGAATATGTTATAAAAGATGAATACTATGGATGTGTTATAAGAAGATGAAGACTATGAATGTGTGATAAAAGATGAAGACTATGAATGTGTTATAGGTTATAAAAGATGAAGACTATGGATGTTTTATAAAAAGATGATTACTATGGATGTGTTATAAGAAGATGAAGACTATGAATGTGTAATAAAAGATGAAGACTATGgatgtgttttaaaaagatgaatactATGGATGTGTTATAAGAAGATGAAGACTATGAATGTGTTATAAAAGATGATTACTATGGATGTGTTATAAGAAGATGAAGACTATGAATGTGTAATAAAAGATGAAGACTATGgatgtgttttaaaaagatgaatactATGGATGTGTTATAAGAAGATGAAGACTATGAATGtgttataaaagatgaagaCTATGGATGTGTCATCAAAGATGAAGACTATGAATGtgttataaaagatgaagaCTATGAATGTGTTATAAAAGATAAAGACTATGGATGTGTCATCAAAGATGAAGACTATGAATGtgttataaaagatgaagactatgaatgtgttataaaagatgaagaCTATGGATGTGTTATAAGAAGATGAAGACTATGGATGCATTATAAAAGATGAAGACTATGAATGtgttataaaagatgaagattatgaatgtgttataaaagatgaagaCTATGAATGagttataaaagatgaagaCTATGAATGTGTTACAAAAGATAAAGACTATGAATGTGTTACAAAAGATGAAGACTATGAATGtgttataaaagatgaagaCTATGAATGTGTTACAAAAGATGACGACTATGGATGCATTATAAAAGATGAATACTATGGATGTGTTATCAAAGATGAAGACTATTGATGCATTATAAAAGATGAAGACTATGAATGTGTTATCAAAGATGAAGACTATGGATGTGTTATAGGAAGAAAAAGACTATGAATGTGTTATCAAAGATGAAGACTAAGGTTGTGTTATAAAAGATGAAGGTGAGCAGCCTGACAAGCCAAACTCGGGGCTATGAAAACCTTTCTCTGACGCGCCTCCGGTTGCTCGATTCCTATTGGTCACATCCTGGTTGCGTTTGCGAACACGGAAGTGAGGTGTtttctgtgatgtgatgtgGACAAGATGATCGGAGATCTGTTGATATTCGGGTAATTTGTCTGATTTTATTGACATATTACACTCGTgggcacatttttattttaactgagacgttttctgtgtgtgttattgagCACCATGTCGTGGTTTAGACAGCGGACTATGAAGCTAACTAGCTCGATGCTAACGCCAGCTCACCAGGTAAATAACCAGTAAAAGTTTCACCTGTCAACAACATGTTTGTGTCTCTTCAGGACCTTACTGGTGAATGCGGGAGCTGTGCTGAATTTCAAGCTGTGAGTATTCACGTTACAGTCTCAATAATGAATCATCAAAGCTATAAACGTATCGATCAGtaggagttaaaaaaaaaaaaaaaattagcaacagtttaacacacacacagtggccaCTTCATTAGATATACCTGTGCAATCtgattcaatccaatacaaaagCTCTTCCATAAATTTGAAAGTTATGAATCTTATACAGTTTCaatttttgttgacattgtcagaaaggcgataattctactttatgtctattattgaggtcgtagtgggtgatggtggtgtactagggtgcattacattgaatggtgttcttaatattttgtagtaaaattaaaataaatggaagAGCTGTCGTATTGGACTGAATTACAATGCACAGATGTACTTAATGAAGTGGCCATTGACTGTATATGTATTTCAAGTTGGGGTTATAACATATACAAGCACTATACATTACATAACACCGGCGTGTGAGCACTTTAAAATCTAAGACAGACAAGACaaatatacactgtataatataaaatgGACACAATACTGCCATCATTTTATGAATTGATAGTTAATAAGCCAAATTGTTATCATAATCCAGAACAGCCATTTTCTCTCGTTTAAAATGATACATACTGAGACATGGccttaatcaatcaatcaatcaatcaatcaatcaatcaatcaatcaatcaatcaatcaatcaagcttAATTTTCTTtacatatagcacctttaaaaaaaatcaaatgcaaTTCAGAGTGCTTTACAAGTGACTAAAACATGCTATAGGATGTTAACAATGGATTTAGAGACTaatgaacttttaaaaaattgtttaaagattaagacatttatttgaataagacaacagaaaaaaaaggtagttaagaaagtaaaagataaataaaagaagcaaTGAAAGAATGATCAAAACATGAAATACTACcaaaaaaaggttaataaagcagtaaaatgttcataaaattGTAAAACACTACATAAAAGTCAGATTAAACAGATGGATTTTtagtttatgtttaaaaataaaaatattctttCAGATCCTCTTGAAGGCTGTTGAGGAGCACAGAGCGTAACGGCTGAAAGCAGCTtgtgcaaatgtttttgttccgctttgtggagcagctgaaaagaagaacattatttgttttttgtttttgttacacatttagatgattttaaataatttacaaatCAATCCTAAACAAAGTAAACTAGTGGTTGGGGTCTTTCCACTTTGATGTATGAATATGGCGTCTGCCCATCATTATGATGAGAATAACCAAATCAGATATATTAGATGACACATTGTCCAAAAAGAATCTGATGTGAGAAAACTCAAACACTGGGCCACTATTGACCTTCCAAAAAATAACCCAACATGGATGTCATTTGAACAACAGGTTAGAGGTTAACTGTGGATATTTTGCAGGAAAAGAAAGGAGTCCCAGGGATTTGGAGATGAGTCCAGGGGGCCAACAACAGGTGTGTGATagagagactgaaaaataagaaataaaagaagaagtgtTCCAGGTGTCTGTGATCCTTATCAGAGTTATGTCTTTTAGGTGACAACATCAGAGAGTTTCTGCTCAGCCTGCGATACTTTCGGATCTTCATCGCGCTGTGGAACATCTTCATCATGTTCTGCATGATACTGTGAGTAACACTCTGTGAGATAAatgacaggttcacagttttttaagtCAACAATCAgcttcccaaatgaacattgaagtagttttttcttgctgtaatcactcctcctgttcatactggccattggATAACCCCTTCTTAATGTACTTTCAGTGTAATTGATGGTGGAACAAATCCACAGTCctgcttctgtgcaaaaatgcttTTAAGTTTAACGAagctaatgtgaagcttcagttggccaaattagtcaaattgaGCAGATATCTTTTAACTTTACAggctgtaaatgtggcagatatccacttgatatatgaactcaaactgctgaagcctcatataagcttcagataaactttaaatgtatttttgtacaaaatgactgtgtggacaatTTAACTCTACTCCACTTGGTGATTTCATACCTTATGCAAACTCCCAGATATAGGAGGTGAACTTGTTGCTTGTCTAACTGGCTAAATATCTCCAATCCTTGCAGATTATTTGGCTCATGATCGAAGTTGGCTGTGACTGGACTCCCACTGGAAAGGTTACTTATCAAGATGGATTCTCTTTACTTCTCCTC
The Scomber scombrus chromosome 8, fScoSco1.1, whole genome shotgun sequence DNA segment above includes these coding regions:
- the smim7 gene encoding small integral membrane protein 7, translating into MIGDLLIFGTLLVNAGAVLNFKLKRKESQGFGDESRGPTTGDNIREFLLSLRYFRIFIALWNIFIMFCMILLFGS